From Longimicrobiales bacterium, one genomic window encodes:
- the coxB gene encoding cytochrome c oxidase subunit II: MRSRAPSLALLISILALAGCEAGGAYPQTTFRPVSAYGRLLNETFYNTFNWTMGIMLIVIALILFAAWRFRERPDSPEPEQIHGNTKLEIAWTIVPAIIVVFIAVPAIQAIFDTQREPPENALRIEVIGHQWWWEFRYPEYDIVTANEVWVPTDRPISLAMRSADVIHSFWIPKIGGKRDVNPLPRRREGVAPKHDNYLLFTVEEPGQYLGQCAEYCGEAHAIMRMTVMAAEQPEFDAWVQRMRTGGAQTTGLPPAQDPAAGALVVNAEQVDGPEGAQPMVPAVPPAEVMGVTPTPAQQPQFGQMPAPTGAGNPYRAPLSDAVLQQEGERIFLSSSCITCHAIAGTTAAGQVGPSLTMVGSRPWIGAGATEMNHDNMVAWITNPEAVKPGTLMPGTRTAGGGLPPTGLTDQEVRAVAAYLLSLK; this comes from the coding sequence TCCGCCCCGTCTCGGCGTATGGCCGGCTGTTGAACGAGACGTTCTACAACACGTTCAACTGGACGATGGGCATCATGCTCATTGTCATCGCGCTGATCCTGTTCGCCGCATGGCGGTTCCGTGAGCGGCCCGATTCGCCGGAGCCGGAGCAGATCCACGGCAACACGAAGCTCGAGATCGCCTGGACGATCGTGCCCGCGATCATTGTCGTATTCATCGCGGTACCCGCCATCCAGGCAATCTTCGACACGCAGCGCGAGCCGCCGGAGAACGCGCTTCGCATCGAGGTGATCGGGCATCAATGGTGGTGGGAGTTCCGCTATCCCGAGTACGATATCGTCACGGCGAACGAGGTCTGGGTGCCGACGGATCGTCCGATCTCGCTGGCGATGCGGTCGGCGGACGTGATCCACAGCTTCTGGATCCCGAAGATCGGTGGCAAGCGCGACGTGAATCCGCTGCCGCGCCGGCGGGAGGGCGTGGCGCCGAAGCACGACAACTACCTGCTGTTCACGGTCGAGGAGCCCGGTCAGTACCTCGGTCAGTGCGCCGAGTACTGCGGTGAAGCCCACGCCATCATGCGCATGACCGTGATGGCGGCCGAGCAGCCGGAGTTCGACGCGTGGGTGCAGCGCATGCGCACGGGCGGTGCGCAGACAACCGGTCTGCCGCCCGCGCAGGACCCGGCGGCCGGCGCACTCGTGGTCAACGCGGAGCAGGTCGACGGGCCCGAGGGCGCCCAGCCAATGGTGCCGGCAGTTCCGCCGGCCGAGGTCATGGGCGTCACGCCGACACCGGCGCAGCAGCCGCAGTTCGGTCAGATGCCCGCGCCGACAGGTGCCGGCAACCCGTACCGCGCGCCGCTGTCCGACGCGGTGCTCCAGCAGGAAGGGGAGCGCATCTTCCTGTCCTCCAGCTGCATCACGTGTCATGCGATCGCCGGTACTACTGCGGCCGGACAGGTCGGGCCGAGCCTGACGATGGTCGGCTCGCGGCCGTGGATCGGCGCGGGTGCGACGGAGATGAACCACGACAACATGGTCGCATGGATCACGAATCCGGAGGCCGTGAAGCCGGGCACGCTGATGCCGGGTACGCGGACGGCGGGCGGCGGGCTGCCCCCGACCGGTCTCACCGATCAGGAGGTGCGCGCGGTCGCGGCGTACCTGCTGAGCCTGAAGTAA